A stretch of the Arachis stenosperma cultivar V10309 chromosome 6, arast.V10309.gnm1.PFL2, whole genome shotgun sequence genome encodes the following:
- the LOC130935642 gene encoding rho GTPase-activating protein 5 yields the protein MTRLFRSKSCRLVDSKPSPPTPIFRNEQEEDEEEEDEEEELESDDEEESSPVCTAFMNGGGGSSRCQSESHQNQFAIVDILVAALKKSLVTCSVETEEDHVSSLDISWPTEVRHVSHVTFDRFNGFLGLPSELEPHVPKRVPSASAKVFGVSAKSMQCSYDERGNSVPTILLMMQKRLYSEGGLQAEGIFRINAENSQEKFVRDQLNKGLVPPGIDVHCLSGLIKAWFRELPSGVLDCLTPEQVMRCNSEEDCTNLVKLLPPTEAALLDWAINLMADVVHHQHLNKMNARNIAMVFAPNMTQMVDPLTALIHAVQVMNFLKTLILKTLQERDKSTSKEDDDREGSLEQTEDATCASTPPSKSKFSRTSTLGRLEWCIEEKLWRPEEVNGKREFECVIDGSPSSSSRYENSYSSNSRSSMYESEHWVRLRKGVRKLCRHPVFQLSKPTKKSANNNANLGVVNSSSNREQRGEAWA from the exons ATGACAAGGCTCTTTCGATCCAAATCTTGCAGACTCGTAGATTCCAAGCCTTCTCCGCCAACTCCCATCTTCCGCaatgaacaagaagaagatgaagaagaagaagacgaagaagaagaattggagagtgatgatgaggaggagaGCAGTCCTGTTTGTACGGCTTTCATGAATGGAGGAGGAGGGTCAAGTAGATGCCAATCGGAGAGCCATCAAAACCAGTTTGCAATAGTGGACATTCTGGTGGCTGCTCTCAAGAAGTCTCTGGTCACTTGCAGTGTGGAGACGGAAGAAGATCATGTTTCTTCCTTGGATATTAGCTGGCCAACGGAAGTCCGCCATGTTTCTCATGTCACCTTCGATAGGTTCAATGGCTTCCTCGGTTTGCCCTCTGAGCTTGAGCCTCATGTCCCCAAGAGGGTTCCTAGTGCCAG CGCAAAGGTGTTTGGTGTTTCTGCAAAGTCAATGCAGTGCTCTTATGATGAAAGAGGGAATAGTGTCCCAACCATTCTTCTCATGATGCAAAAGCGTCTTTACTCTGAAGGAGGCCTTCAA GCGGAAGGAATATTCCGAATCAATGCCGAGAACAGCCAAGAGAAGTTTGTTCGAGATCAGTTAAACAAAGGTCTGGTGCCACCTGGAATCGATGTTCATTGCTTATCTGGTTTGATCAAG GCTTGGTTTAGAGAGCTTCCAAGTGGGGTGCTTGATTGTCTAACCCCAGAACAGGTGATGCGCTGCAATTCGGAAGAGGATTGCACTAATCTGGTGAAATTGCTTCCTCCAACAGAAGCTGCGCTTCTTGACTGGGCTATCAATCTCATGGCAGATGTTGTCCACCACCAACACTTGAACAAGATGAATGCACGCAACATCGCTATGGTATTTGCCCCCAACATGACACAG ATGGTGGATCCTCTGACTGCATTGATCCATGCAGTGCAAGTCATGAATTTTCTCAAGACATTGATTCTCAAGACCCTTCAAGAGAGGGATAAATCTACTTCCAAAGAAGATGATGACAGGGAGGGATCTCTTGAGCAAACTGAGGATGCTACTTGTGCCTCAACACCACCTTCAAAAAGCAAGTTCTCAAGGACTTCTACATTGGGGAGACTAGAATGGTGCATTGAGGAGAAGCTTTGGAGACCTGAGGAAGTAAATGGAAAAAGGGAATTTGAATGTGTTATAGATGGTAGCCCCTCTTCTAGTTCTAGATATGAGAATAGTTATAGCAGTAATAGTAGATCAAGTATGTATGAGAGTGAACATTGGGTGAGATTGAGAAAAGGGGTGAGGAAGTTATGCAGGCACCCTGTGTTTCAGTTGAGCAAGCCAACAAAGAAGAGTGCTAATAATAATGCTAATCTTGGAGTTGTAAATAGTAGCAGTAACAGGGAACAACGTGGTGAGGCTTGGGCCTAA